aatccatccagtggttcttgagatattttgctaacagacagacaaggttgactccagcagccagtgccaaggttttaaacaaagatccgcCACAATGAGCGGTGCTTGGGGAGTCtgtgttgggtatgactctcagctaccaccacaccagatttcagctcagtatctgtaaaatcggcTGAGTTATTaccgtttctgtgtttgttgaaATTGATTaactgcggcggccatcttaaattgaattgGCTTCCAAatataatcagctgtagacgtcaattcaataattatttcctgaaagttttattaaaatacatccagtggttcattagatattttgctaacaaacaggtgGTGTTTATTGAATTTGTTAGTGTTTAGAATAGTGTTGTGGAGGagtctcagcgactaccacaccaaactttaacacaatatctggaaaaatgaatgagttagaaccatttttggggtttttatattttgtttgttttgttttttttaaggtcagttgtgCATCAAACTTTACTTTCCgcgagttttattaaatttcgtccagtggttcaggagatattttgctaacagacggacatacacagacaaaaaaaaaattacaataatataaaatatgatataaaagattttcaaaaagataaaaaataaatctcaatgAGGACAAACAAAGTTCtccttcagttttgttttcattttgtttgcacTAGTAGGAAAACTTAACACTGAGCCTATTTAGCCTGATTGTAGCCTAATTTTACTCTGATTTTAGTCTAATTTTGGTCTGATTGTAGCCTAACTTTAGCCTGAGTCTAGCCCCATTTTAGCCTACCTTCAACTTGAGTTTTGACAAATTTACCCTTAAGTTTAGCCAGAGTTTTGTCTAATTTCACACTGATTTTAGTCTGAGTGTAGCTTAATTTTAGCCTAATTTTAGCCTGAGTCTGGCCTGTTTTTTGCGTAATTTTAGCCATTGTTTAGTCTAATTTTAGGCTGAGTCTAGCCCCATTTTAACCTCATTTTAGCCTGATTCTAGCTTGATTTTACTCCTTAATGAACtgtttaaatgtcacttcagtgtttttccaaCCCAGAATCTCTCAGGCGCTGAATCGTCAACATATCGTTTAATTTCcagagtttcagcttctctcgTGTTGGTTTAAAATTGTGACGCAGGAACGATTACTCAGCTCCCCATCTGACACCTCCTTTTCTTCAGCTGTCAAGATCTTTTGGCGTTTCATTTGTCTGGTAgactttctcctcctctccttctgcaTCTTTCTTCCCAGTTGTTcgatttgcaaaaaaaagtgtgtttttaaaatcttttcagacCGTCAGACTGAGAGAGCAGGTTTATATCTGGAAAATCATCTTTTGTTCTGAACAAATAACTACTAAGAGtaataaagcagctgaaaactttGCATTAAATGATTTCTTGGTTAATAAAAGTGTCCAGTTCTGGGTTTGTGGCCTTGATGAACACTGAATTAATCTGACCGCAGGGTTGATTTACTTACAGCAGGGTCAAAAAGGCAAACTAatcaaaactctttaaaacGTTCATGAAAAAGCATCTAAATGTGTCTGAAAATGCTTCTAGTTGTCCAGTTGgggagaacagaaacaaaagataaGTGCTGACAGTAGGTGTGAGGAGCAACAACCAGGTGTGGAAACTTTTTgtgaatctgtttttgtgtttctttctcgAAGCGGCCGCAGGAGGAGAAGTACCCCGTGGGTCCCTGGCTGCTCGCCCTCTTCGTCTTTGTCGTCTGTGGATCaggtaaaataaatctgattttttttaaagcaaatatatCTTCCCCGCCTGCATCCTACACAATGAAACAGGTTCGACTTAGTCTGGTTTCTGTAACACATCTGgtttaaaccctgaggagaccctaaccctagcccagggccaaaaggccctaaccccttaaaccctgaggagaccctaaccctagcccagggccaaaaggccctaaccccttaaaccctgaggagacgctaaccctagcccagggccaaaaggccctaaccccttaaaccctgaggagacgctaaccctagcccagggccaaaaggccatAACctcttaaaccctgaggagacgctaaccctagcccagggccaaaaggccatAACctcttaaaccctgaggagaccctaaccctagccgagggccaaaaggccctaaccccttaaaccctgaggagacgctaaccctagcccagggccaaaaggccatAACctcttaaaccctgaggagacNNNNNNNNNNNNNNNNNNNNNNNNNNNNNNNNNNNNNNNNNNNNNNNNNNNNNNNNNNNNNNNNNNNNNNNNNNNNNNNNNNNNNNNNNNNNNNNNNNNNNNNNNNNNNNNNNNNNNNNNNNNNNNNNNNNNNNNNNNNNNNNNNNNNNNNNNNNNNNNNNNNNNNNNNNNNNNNNNNNNNNNNNNNNNNNNNNNNNNNNNNNNNNNNNNNNNNNNNNNNNNNNNNNNNNNNNNNNNNNNNNNNNNNNNNNNNNNNNNNNNNNNNNNNNNNNNNNNNNNNNNNNNNNNNNNNNNNNNNNNNNNNNNNNNNNNNNNNNNNNNNNNNNNNNNNNNNNNNNNNNNNNNNNNNNNNNNNNNNNNNNNNNNNNNNNNNNNNNNNNNNNNNNNNNNNNNNNNNNNNNNNNNNNNNNNNNNNNNNNNNNNNNNNNNNNNNNNNNNNNNNNNNNNNNNNNNNNNNNNNNNNNNNNNNNNNNNNNNNNNNNNNNNNNNNNNNNNNNNNNNNNNNNNNNNNNNNNNNNNNNNNNNNNNNNNNNNNNNNNNNNNNNNNNNNNNNNNNNNNNNNNNNNNNNNNNNNNNNNNNNNNNNNNNNNNNNNNNNNNNNNNNNNNNNNNNNNNNNNNNNNNNNNNNNNNNNNNNNNNNNNNNNNNNNNNNNNNNNNNNNNNNNNNNNNNNNNNNNNNNNNNNNNNNNNNNNNNNNNNNNNNNNNNNNNNNNNNNNNNNNNNNNNNNNNNNNNNNNNNNNNNNNNNNNNNNNNNNNNNNNNNNNNNNNNNNNNNNNNNNNNNNNNNNNNNNNNNNNNNNNNNNNNNNNNNNNNNNNNNNNNNNNNNNNNNNNNNNNNNNNNNNNNNNNNNNNNNNNNNNNNNNNNNNNNNNNNNNNNNNNNNNNNNNNNNNNNNNNNNNNNNNNNNNNNNNNNNNNNNNNNNNNNNNNNNNNNNNNNNNNNNNNNNNNNNNNNNNNNNNNNNNNNNNNNNNNNNNNNNNNNNNNNNNNNNNNNNNNNNNNNNNNNNNNNNNNNNNNNNNNNNNNNNNNNNNNNNNNNNNNNNNNNNNNNNNNNNNNNNNNNNNNNNNNNNNNNNNNNNNNNNNNNNNNNNNNNNNNNNNNNNNNNNNNNNNNNNNNNNNNNNNNNNNNNNNNNNNNNNNNNNNNNNNNNNNNNNNNNNNNNNNNNNNNNNNNNNNNNNNNNNNNNNNNNNNNNNNNNNNNNNNNNNNNNNNNNNNNNNNNNNNNNNNNNNNNNNNNNNNNNNNNNNNNNNNNNNNNNNNNNNNNNNNNNNNNNNNNNNNNNNNNNNNNNNNNNNNNNNNNNNNNNNNNNNNNNNNNNNNNNNNNNNNNNNNNNNNNNNNNNNNNNNNNNNNNNNNNNNNNNNNNNNNNNNNNNNNNNNNNNNNNNNNNNNNNNNNNNNNNNNNNNNNNNNNNNNNNNNNNNNNNNNNNNNNNNNNNNNNNNNNNNNNNNNNNNNNNNNNNNNNNNNNNNNNNNNNNNNNNNNNNNNNNNNNNNNNNNNNNNNNNNNNNNNNNNNNNNNNNNNNNNNNNNNNNNNNNNNNNNNNNNNNNNNNNNNNNNNNNNNNNNNNNNNNNNNNNNNNNNNNNNNNNNNNNNNNNNNNNNNNNNNNNNNNNNNNNNNNNNNNNNNNNNNNNNNNNNNNNNNNNNNNNNNNNNNNNNNNNNNNNNNNNNNNNNNNNNNNNNNNNNNNNNNNNNNNNNNNNNNNNNNNNNNNNNNNNNNNNNNNNNNNNNNNNNNNNNNNNNNNNNNNNNNNNNNNNNNNNNNNNNNNNNNNNNNNNNNNNNNNNNNNNNNNNNNNNNNNNNNNNNNNNNNNNNNNNNNNNNNNNNNNNNNNNNNNNNNNNNNNNNNNNNNNNNNNNNNNNNNNNNNNNNNNNNNNNNNNNNNNNNNNNNNNNNNNNNNNNNNNNNNNNNNNNNNNNNNNNNNNNNNNNNNNNNNNNNNNNNNNNNNNNNNNNNNNNNNNNNNNNNNNNNNNNNNNNNNNNNNNNNNNNNNNNNNNNNNNNNNNNNNNNNNNNNNNNNNNNNNNNNNNNNNNNNNNNNNNNNNNNNNNNNNNNNNNNNNNNNNNNNNNNNNNNNNNNNNNNNNNNNNNNNNNNNNNNNNNNNNNNNNNNNNNNNNNNNNNNNNNNNNNNNNNNNNNNNNNNNNNNNNNNNNNNNNNNNNNNNNNNNNNNNNNNNNNNNNNNNNNNNNNNNNNNNNNNNNNNNNNNNNNNNNNNNNNNNNNNNNNNNNNNNNNNNNNNNNNNNNNNNNNNNNNNNNNNNNNNNNNNNNNNNNNNNNNNNNNNNNNNNNNNNNNNNNNNNNNNNNNNNNNNNNNNNNNNNNNNNNNNNNNNNNNNNNNNNNNNNNNNNNNNNNNNNNNNNNNNNNNNNNNNNNNNNNNNNNNNNNNNNNNNNNNNNNNNNNNNNNNNNNNNNNNNNNNNNNNNNNNNNNNNNNNNNNNNNNNNNNNNNNNNNNNNNNNNNNNNNNNNNNNNNNNNNNNNNNNNNNNNNNNNNNNNNNNNNNNNNNNNNNNNNNNNNNNNNNNNNNNNNNNNNNNNNNNNNNNNNNNNNNNNNNNNNNNNNNNNNNNNNNNNNNNNNNNNNNNNNNNNNNNNNNNNNNNNNNNNNNNNNNNNNNNNNNNNNNNNNNNNNNNNNNNNNNNNNNNNNNNNNNNNNNNNNNNNNNNNNNNNNNNNNNNNNNNNNaaccccttaaaccctgaggagaccctaaccctagccgaGGGCCAAAAGGCCCCAACTAACCCTGACAACTCAGGTCCACACGTTTTCCTGCTCCagcattcactttttttttatcgcGTCAAAACATTCAGGAGACGGTTCTGTGACTTTAGGTTTTTTGtaactcttatttttttaaaatctttaactttatttacaaatattttactcacagaaaaacataaagatcTGTACAGCAGCTTCACTCTGTTTCGTCctctttagctacttttagcttttagctggatTTTTGATAGCTTTAGCTGTCCTTTggctagttttagttttttttcttcaggctCTGCTTTTAGTTCAGACGGaaagtttgaacttttattcTGCTCTGAAAATAGTTTGCAGTAAAACAGATGAAGGTTGAGTCCATTGGGACCCAACCTAACCTGCTCCAGACCAGGTTAGGTTAGCCGCATGGGTTAACTTGGTTAACTAGGTTAGTAGGTGGACCCTGGTTAGGGCGCAGGTTAAGGAGGAGCTCCGGCTCGTTATGCTTCAGTTCTCGTTCAGAGGTTTTGACCCGTGTTGTTTCTTCTCCTCTCAGCTATATTTCAGATCATCCAGAGCATCCGTATGGGGATGTGACCCAGGGGGGAGCCTCTGGACCCCCGCCCCGCCCTCACTGAGCCTGCCTACCCTGCGCCTACTAACCACGCCCCCACCCTCGCCCCCGGAC
This genomic stretch from Kryptolebias marmoratus isolate JLee-2015 linkage group LG6, ASM164957v2, whole genome shotgun sequence harbors:
- the serp2 gene encoding stress-associated endoplasmic reticulum protein 2, which translates into the protein MVAKQRIRMANEKHSKNITQRGNVAKTLRPQEEKYPVGPWLLALFVFVVCGSAIFQIIQSIRMGM